From Mobula hypostoma chromosome 3, sMobHyp1.1, whole genome shotgun sequence:
TTCTGTTCATTAAATTGCAACTGTATGTGCTACCTTTGCTAGGTGCACAGTGCTGTGTGCTGCTGACAttggttttgcaccttggctctggaggaacactgtttcgtttggctatagacatgtatgattgaatgataattacacttgaacttgaacataacttgacttgatttgattgaagtatacaaaattatgaggggtatagatggatAAACTTCCAAAGGACCTTGTACTTGTCATTGGGTCTGGAGACTTGTGTATCTCAATGGCCAAGGGAGAtatgttagctggagtcagggctttatgctttggctcttggtaggatcacccatgccaaacagttcaAAGTGCAGAGGTCAGACGACGAGTAGTCCACCCGTCCTTCAGGTTCAGGGGTTCCGCATTGGGATAACaaacctgactggtaaaacaacattgttatggaaacagcaatgaagaatccttcttcaTCTGAGTATCATGGTGTTCCTTGAGTCTCCACCcaagacttgcatgactgacaagtaaaaaccgagaggaagctgctGACAGGATGAAGGAAGGCCAGAACAGCACCAGAGATGGAAGAcagtcattgctgccctaaatgccagtagtgtaatgggcagtaattaATTCAGtaattgatagggtaaatgcaagcaggctttttccactgacattgcatgagactggaactagaggtcatatcaGCTTCATCTCATCTAGCAGTGCATTTCAGGTACCTACTACTCTCTATGTAATAAAAAAAAGCCTCATAAACCTTTAATCTCTCCCCAATCACCTTTTCCTGATGTTCCCACTCAGGGGGAAAAAATTCTGATTCTCTCTCCTTTCTATGCccttcattattttataaactttATCAGATCACCACTCACTCCCCAGTGCTCCAGCGAAAACAATCCAAATCTATccgatctttccttataactaatGCTCTTTAATCCAGCAATACCCTGGTGAACCTGTCCTGCACACTCTCCAATGCCGCCCCATCCTGTTTGTactgcagtgaccagaactgcacacaacacacaTTTTAGAAGTTGTGCATCTGAATGTTTGTCATCAAAGTTTCGAAGCAAGGGAGGAGCAACGTTTTACTTTAACCTCACTGAGTAATTTAAGTTGCTTTTAGGGTTTAGGAATAACGTTTTCTGTGTTTCCTCCCCCGATGAGAATaccctactaccactctctggcttacgAAAGAATGACTTGTCAGATTCTGTGGTATGCCGTACGATCCTGTAACTAAAATGAGTTGGCGAAAAATAACACAAGtcggaaacaaaaacaaaaacaaaaacttcatttgTTTAAATCTCCGTTTTTATGATCAAGCCGAAATTACCATCATGATTTAACAGGTTGCGAAGCTTACGTTAGTTGTGAATATCGACACTGAAGACTACCAGAACGAATTCAAAATTTGATATTTACCGCCATAGATTCAACGTATAGCAGAAACGAGCACAAGGCTTTATTGCACCGGCTAGCGCAATTACACGCTTTTACCCTTTAAATTCTGCGATTGGTACGTTACCCCGTACTTTTAAGTCAGAACGCATAAAACCGTGTGGGGAATTCAAACGGCAAAAATTACCATTCTGGTATTTCCGAAGTTTACAGCCTAAAGGATTAGGTGTTTAAATTTTACCCGACAGATTGATATTACTTAAATCGTAATCGTGTGAGTGGTGAGCACTATCTTCTAAACTTTAATTTCCTGAAGAGAGAGAAGGTAACAGGTTAAATTGCCACAATCTGTCTGTTGATAGTGGGGATCCGGGCTTCACGTGATGGTCACCGTATGATTCCAGAGGTCACAGTTGGTGAGTGTGATGGTGCAACACGCCAGCCTTCGGCCAGAATTCCCAGTCTTCAAACTTTCCTTGTTGCCGCCGAGCCCCAGGTCATCTTCCTGCTCGTGGAGCACCAGCCCACGGCCGAGGATCGATTCCTGTCCGAACAGTTTGGCTTTGAGGTTAATCAACAACTTCACGATCCTGCCGCCCTTCACCTTGAAGTTGTTGAAGTCACCGGGGTGCCGGGGGTGGTTGACATTTCGGGGATTGTAATGCGGCCCGGTAGTGGAACACCTACCGTTCACCACTCCGTACTGGTGGACATGCATGGCGCGCAGCGACTGGGAGTCGGACTGCGGGAATCCCTGCAAGTTGAAATACGCTTTGAGTTTGCCGTTCGGAGCGATCTGGGAGAACAGCACGGGGCCGGTAATAGATAGGCAGCCATCGCCGAGGTCCGTGTTGGGCTCCATCCGACAAAAGGCGCAGCGCTGGGCTGCCGGCTGAGGCGTTGTGATGTTAAACAGCTTGCTCCGCAAGCCCACAGTTTGGCTCCTTGTATTGTAGACGTTTCCGTACCGTCCGTGTATCTGAGCCACGACTGAACTAGTGAAGAGCAATAGGTTGGTCAAGAAACGCTGCATGTTGCTTGGATCTGAGACCAAAGGGCCCTGCAGTTCACGAGTTTCTACGCCGCTTCGGGCATAAGTCGGAGAGTTCTTATGTATACCTGATCCGAAGAAATATCGATTAACACAGGAGGAGTTCCCGGACTTTATGCGTGGTGACTCGTCCTGAAACTGGTCACGACAGGAGGAGGGGTTATAAATATATCACATTCCCGCCTACTGCCAGCTCCTCGCCCAAACCCATACCGGCGTACGCTTTGCTATGGTATATCCAGAAAGGAGCGAAACAACCCCTTTATAATCTGGTGCAGATCTTTCCCAGGTTCCAAATACTGTACCGACAGATGGGCATTCGCACAAGTATTCAGAATTCTGGCAGGGTGCATGGGGATGAATTTGCCGGCTGCTGGGGCACTGCTGGCATTTTCCACGGGGGAGTCGGGGGGGGGACGACGACGAGGGATTTCCACGCCACCCTCAGTCCTCCTCTCGAGCCACAATGAAAGGCTGAGTCGGGCTGAACAGAGCTAGGGACTCGGTGCAGTCCCTGTAGCTCGCTCCTTTTAACTGAATTTTCCAGAAGCGCCATCCGGAGCGTCCTGACAAGCTGCagctccatctggtatgggagcagcaaaGCATGGGACCGGttgtccctacaaaggactgcacAAACGGCCGAGAGCATCACAGGGGTCTCCCGACCATCGAACGGGGACATTCATTAGAAGCGCTGCCTActcagggcccttagtattattagaTCGCACCCATccgtccagcatcctctttgactttccaaCATctggcaggagactccgatgcacaaAGGCGAGAACGGTCAGAATGGAAAACTGCTTTTCACCCTCTGCCCATTCCGCTTCCGATTTCCCTGTCGCATCGCATTGGAAGTGTCAccggataatttgtactgtaccctacaGTACTGCTGGAGTTCTCCAAGAGTGTAAAATAAAGGAGAAGTCAGTTGATGTACAGTAATGTATTTGAGCTTCCAGTAGGCACACAGAAGATTATTACATAAAATAAGAGCATGGTAGGGGGTTGCTGTTGATTCGACAGCAGATAATTCAAGATAACAAAGTAATTTTCAAAGAAAAAGGATGGATTCCAATTCCAGTCACTAAAGGGATACCATGTGGATTAGCGATGGGTCTTCAGCAAATGATAGGGGATAGGAGTGTTTGGATGAAGGGATTCAGTGAACTGTGtgccagatttgctgatgatagaacaaTTGTGAGAAGAGCACAATGTGCCTGCCAGGAATAAAATTATGTCAAGTGAGAGGCAAGAAGTCTGCAGCTGGAACATAATATGAGGTTATTCATTTCGAATGAGGCTATCTGAGGTTGTCCATTTGGAAGGAAGAATGACAAGGTAAGTTATTGTTAAGTCAAATTAAAGTGGAGTAAGCAACAAAATGTTGTGATAAAGAAAACTTTGGTTGTCCTGGTGTGCGACACAGAAAAGATTCGCCTATGGGTAGAGCAGGTACAAAGGCAGCGACATTGGCCTTTCTGCAGGGTCAGTGCTGTGTCTCTTTACAGGTCACTGGTGAGACTGAACCTAAGGTACTGCTTATCGTTTTAAACTCCATTTTTAGGCAGAATGTACTGAGATGTACTGAGGTGCTGTAGAGGTTGATTCCTGAGGTAAAGAAGAAACATTCTGTGGgttgtgtctgtactcactgcagtttagaaaaaTGCAACATGATCACAAGACATTGAGAGAGTGATAAAGAGTAGATATTTCCTCTAATGGCAGACCAGATTTCCTCAAGATCCTCCAAGATTTCCATATCAAGTGCCCCATTTGTCACTGCAGCCTATTACCTCCTGGTGACAGGAAAATGAATAATCTCCTGGAGCACCGTATTgcccattagtttcaatatatgTGTTATTTTTTAACATACAGATAAGACAACTGATGCATACTGTGTTGTGAGCAGATTGTGGATATTTGGTGATTGTACAAAGGCTTTGGTGGAACTGACATGCTACAGTTGGACTGCTCTTGACTTGATAGGTAAAATACTTGTCAATCAGCTAACACCTTCTTACTTCCCCTGATTTTTCCTTCTTGATGTGCTTTGCCCCATATTCCATCATGTTGTCTCCCGGTATAATTTTGACTGCCTGTCAGAGCTGAAGATGATACACGATATGCAACAACCCTCTGTGGTTTGTCGAGCAGTGTGTCTTGGTACAGACAGCAGTGCCATTACATCAGAAGCCCAATGAGCTGCTCAGTGAGGAGTTAATCTCCCTGCTAGAAAAACCATGACTGATCGGTTGATTCCAACTCACATCTAGACTAGATACCCCTTGTTCTTAAAAAAAACTGCCATTTGATTGTTTCCATCTGCTCTAATATTGTCCTTCTAGGTAGGGTTGTGAACGACAATTCACATCCACACCTATGTGGCATATCTGTATGGTGTAATTATTAGTCACTGTAAACTACAGTCTTGTAGAGTGAATGTTCCTGCTTTCGAAACATGATGGTATTTCTTTAGAGCCTATCAGGTAATGTAGTGGTACTTGACTACACTtcctctataactgtaacactgcactctgtgaccactttactaagtacacctgtacacctgctcattaatgcaagtatttaatcagtcaatcatgtggcagcaactcaatgcacaaaaccatccagacctggtcaagaggtttaattgttcagatcaaacattagaatggagaagatatatgaactaagtgactttgaccatggaatgattgttggtgccagttgaggtggtttgagtatctcaaaaactgccaACCTCCTAGGTTTTCCATACACAATTGTccatagagtttacagagaatgatgtgaaaaacaaaaagacaCCCAGTGaacagcaattctgtgggcaaaaaaggtccgcagagagaggtcagaggagaatggccagactggttcaaactgacaggagggcaacagtgactcaaataaccatgttttacaacagtggtgtgcagaagagcatattTGAATACTCAACACACCGAACCTTGAAGTTGAGGGgctgcagcaacagaagaccacacccAGTTCCACTCATGTATCTAGTAGCCATTGAGTTTACATTGAGCAATCTCTTTTCAGTGTTCTATACGGAATGATCGGTCTGGATGGAACACAAACTAAAACTTCTCACTGTTTCTCAGTACTTGTGataataataaagcaataccAGTACCTGAGGGGAGCAGCTAGCTGGCTTGGGAAACAATGGATGAAGATTTCAGTGTCAGTTCAGCTGAGTCAGAAACAAGGGAAATTGGGCATAGAGGTCAGCGTGCTTTGTGATGAGAGAATTTGAGATTATGAGCTATCTCATGGTTAAATTGAATGCAGAGGGTGTTCAACAGGTCTGATCAACTATTACAATGGAGTAGGGAAGGGGGCAGAATCTTTAGGATCTAAAGTTTTGCTCATCTGCACGAAAAATCATTGGCCCAGGAGGCGATGGGAGAGATAATGATGGCTGTTAAAACGCGTTTCTAAACAGTCTTGCTTTTTATGATGGTACTTGGGGCAGAATGTTGATGCATAATAGGAGACAGTCAAGaatctaagcatggtgtagcagGGTAGGAATTACGTCGTTTCTGACTCTTATAAGCGTAATTTCAGAAATGTATCTAGTGAAAACATGATTGGAAACAGTTAAGTATGGAGTTGCAGAAAAGATGGTGGAGATGTTGAAGGGAACAAATATTTGAAATGAAAGGAAGCTCGAGATAGGATTTTCGTTTACACTGATTGGGAATGAAAAGCTGGAGTTATTttttagaaatctgatgagaAACAAAATGATCTTCCAGAATATTGATGGAACTGTAAAATATGTGTAAAATGGCAAATAATTTGGAAATAAAATGATTGCAAGAGGTAaaaaaaacttggtaaactttaaaataaaatagGAGGCACATGGTAGTGCAAAATAACGCGAAGAATTGATTTTTATCGGTTTAATCAGTTTAATTACCAAAAGTTTGACACTTCCTAATAACTGTAGTTACACAGAACATATGACTGTTTTCTCAACTGTGTGAAATTTAATATTGTAATAGAAATACCTTAGGGAAGGTTCGCGATTTAAGAAAAACTTAGCAATTAATACCAAACATTTTATTAGCCACGATTTTCAAGGTGCAGTCTTTGTTTAGATTAGTGGTTAAAATTCTACAATTATTTCTGATAAACTGCCGATGCCCTGTCAAATATCTACAGGATAAGTTTTAAAATGTCCAGGTTGAAAGTTCTGATTCAAGCTTACCAAATTGATTACACATCTTAAATAATTATTTGTATTATAGAGATTTATTTTGCTCCTGTAGGACAGAGCACATTACTAGAAACAAAGAGCATTATCGatttaaaacattttaattaCTCAGAGTTAAAATTAAAACTTTGCTTCGTGTATTGTTCTTGCATAATCAGCGTCAAGGTTAAAAGTATCGTGAAACCGCTACTCTTTTTTTGCTGAAGCAAAATGGGGGAACTAAAGCAAAAGgtggaaaggaaaatataatttgtttatatttttcttttaatcCGTCAGTTATCAGACGGATCAGAATAACGCAAATTTCCGCGGCTTACATTTGTAACGAGTTTGTTAACAACATTAGAGTGTTTTAGAATTAAACGTTTTAAGACATGAGTGGCAATGACGCCTCAGGACAGAAAACATAACTATTCAACTGAATATCCTTGTGTTTAACTTGAATATGGACACGCGGGCCAACGTAATTTTTTTTCCACTTAAATATTAACAATGACTTTCGGTGCATCGGCTTTTCGCCGCTGGAGGTTCATCTCTGGACAATTATAAGGCATACACAGAGGCCAATTAAACAACCTTTCATTGAATATAAAGTCAGAACCGAAGAGACGAGAGTTCACGCTTGATAGAAGTGAGATACGGCTGTTATACTTGGCTTGCTGTCTCCTACCGCCCGCATTCTGCGGTAGGTACAGTTACCAAGTACAAATAAGACAGGACGCTTAAAACCTTGAGAGAAATTCATACTGCAAGAGTTAATATTCTCGTATTTCCGAAGCCTACAGCATAACGGATACTTTGTATTTAACAGAGCTTTGCAATTGTTTGATAGTGGGGAGTACTTTAACcgcagtcagtgtgtgtgtgtgtgtgtattcgcGCGCTATCTTCTAAACTTTATTTTCCGTAGTGAAGGACTCGTTAAGAGAGAGAAGATATCAGGTAATTGCTAAGTAGCTCCCTCGTCTTGGAGATCCGGGCTTTATTTGTTGGGCATCACTCTTCTCAAGAAGTCACTGTCGCTGAGTGTGATGGTTCAACACGCCAGTCTTCGGCTAGAATTTCCAGTTTCAAGACGTGCCTAGTTGCCGCCAATCCCCAGTTTATCTTCCTTCTAATGGAGAACCAGCCCATGGCCGAGGATTGACTCCGGTCCAAACAGGTTGGCCCTGAGGTCACGATCCTGCCGACCCGCGCCTAGAAGTTTTGAAGTCGCCGGGGTGCAGCGGGTGATTGACATTTCGGGGATTGTAATGCGGCCCGGTGGAGGAACGGTTACCGCCCACCACTCTGTACTGCTGGACGTGAATGGGGCGGAGGGTCTGGAAATCGGAAAGCGGGAATTCCTGCAGGTTGAAATAGGTTCAAAGTTTGCCGTCTGGGTTTGGTCTGGAAGAACAACAAGCTGGTACTCATCTGACGAACAGCAGTGATCACGCAGCTTGCCTTCGTCTTTTGTGTCTCGATCTTAGTGCTTTGCCTGGTCAGGGGAAAATCGGTTTAGCAAACAGAAAACCGAAGTTTGGTTTCTTTCTTCAGTTTACTAGTTTAACTTCCCGAGCACCTGCAACATAATTGAACATACGAGGAGCAATAGATTCATGGCGGAAAGCTGCATGATTGTCAGCTCTGCGACCAAGGAATTCCGCAGGTGCAACTCGCGATGGGATAACTCGGAGATTTCAGTTTGTATAGAAGATCTGAAGAGATAACGCCAAACAATATTTGTACCAAGAGCAATTCCAGGAATCAATGGGTAATTATTCCTGAGATAGTTTACCCGGAGAGGAACGGTGCAGTACCGTGCGCAGAGTCACGTTCGAACCCATTTATAAACACCAGAATATATGTCGCCCCGTTTTAACGGGGTGACTGCGGGGTGGTCGGTGGCGAGCATTTCACGTTGGGGTTCTCTAGAACTGGCACCAGTTTGCCAAGGGGGTAAGTGGTCACAAATGGGATGGCGGTCCGGAGCAGCGGACTGTCAGATTAGATAATCAAGGCAAAGAAACTTACTTTATAAAAAACACCAGAAGGCTGCCCTGAGCCGCATGTCCTATATTTCAGCCACTTCTACCCTCAAACCATCCCCTCGCGGTAATAACAAGGATAGGGTTCACTTGTCCGTACCTACCAACCCAACAACCTCCGTCCGTATCATTCTCCATAACGTCCGCCATTTCCAACGGGATCCTATCGCTAAGCACATAtttccccaccacccaccccaccgtTTTTCGTAGGGATCGCTCACTACATTATTCCCCACTCAGCTCCCTCCTGAAGTTTATCCCTGCCagcgggacaagtgctacacccgtttcttcacctcctccctcactaccattcagcgcCCAATccagtgcttccaggtgaggcgacagctCTTGGAACCGcgagtctgtcggggtcatctacAGTCCCCGGTGTGGCTTCATCTACCTCGGTAAGACCCGACGTAAATTGGGGGAACCATATTGTCGAGCACCTTGGTTGTGTCCTTCGTAAAAGACAGGATCTTCCcatagccacccatttcaatttgccttcccattcccattatgtctgcccatggcctcctctactgccacgacgaTGCCACGCTCatattgaaggagcaacaccccatattctgtctggggagcctccaacatgatggcaatAGCATGGAGTTTGCTAACTTCGA
This genomic window contains:
- the LOC134343452 gene encoding extracellular superoxide dismutase [Cu-Zn]-like; the protein is MQRFLTNLLLFTSSVVAQIHGRYGNVYNTRSQTVGLRSKLFNITTPQPAAQRCAFCRMEPNTDLGDGCLSITGPVLFSQIAPNGKLKAYFNLQGFPQSDSQSLRAMHVHQYGVVNGRCSTTGPHYNPRNVNHPRHPGDFNNFKVKGGRIVKLLINLKAKLFGQESILGRGLVLHEQEDDLGLGGNKESLKTGNSGRRLACCTITLTNCDLWNHTVTIT